One Armatimonadota bacterium DNA segment encodes these proteins:
- a CDS encoding fumarylacetoacetate hydrolase family protein, whose product MRLVTFQSPLGPRLGIVEGSEVVDANAAYAAYLRARGASDAVERAGWEVPPRARDFLARWPESAERVRPAVEYALTHRDPWTVLPLEGVRLLPPIPDPGKVICLGLNYRDHAEEARQPLPKVPVLFCKFPTSLIGHGDPIPITRLSDQVDYEAELVVVLGRAGRYVSEADAMRYVAGYSLLNDVSVRDYQRAVSQWTAGKNFYRSTPFGPWIVTADEIPDPHDLELELQLNGETMQRSRTSEMIFSVPQIVSFVSQTCGIEPGDVIATGTPAGVGFVRTPPVFLRPGDRVVVRASGIGELVNPVIREDGLA is encoded by the coding sequence ATGCGGCTGGTGACCTTTCAGAGCCCCCTGGGGCCGCGCCTGGGGATCGTGGAGGGGTCGGAGGTGGTAGACGCGAACGCCGCGTATGCCGCCTACTTGCGTGCACGGGGCGCTTCGGACGCGGTGGAGCGGGCTGGCTGGGAGGTCCCGCCGCGGGCCCGGGATTTCCTCGCCCGGTGGCCGGAGTCCGCGGAGCGGGTTCGTCCCGCGGTGGAGTATGCCCTCACCCACCGGGATCCGTGGACCGTGCTTCCGCTGGAAGGGGTGCGCCTGTTGCCGCCCATCCCGGACCCGGGGAAGGTGATCTGCCTCGGCCTGAACTACCGCGACCACGCGGAGGAGGCCCGGCAGCCCCTCCCGAAGGTCCCGGTGCTGTTCTGCAAGTTCCCTACGAGCCTGATCGGGCATGGGGATCCCATCCCCATCACCCGGCTGAGCGATCAGGTGGACTACGAAGCGGAGCTGGTGGTGGTGCTGGGCCGGGCGGGCCGGTACGTCTCCGAGGCAGACGCCATGCGGTACGTGGCCGGCTACAGCCTCCTCAACGACGTCAGCGTGCGGGACTACCAGCGGGCGGTGAGCCAGTGGACCGCGGGCAAGAATTTCTACCGCTCCACGCCTTTCGGGCCGTGGATCGTCACCGCGGACGAGATCCCGGACCCGCACGATCTCGAGCTGGAGCTCCAGCTGAACGGGGAGACGATGCAGCGGAGCCGGACCTCGGAGATGATCTTCTCCGTTCCCCAGATCGTCTCCTTCGTCTCTCAGACCTGTGGGATTGAGCCCGGGGATGTCATCGCCACGGGAACGCCTGCGGGGGTGGGGTTCGTCCGCACCCCCCCGGTGTTCCTGCGTCCTGGGGATCGGGTGGTGGTGCGGGCCTCTGGAATCGGGGAACTGGTGAATCCGGTCATCCGGGAAGACGGACTCGCCTGA
- a CDS encoding DUF6282 family protein, whose translation MPYPRIHAAAPPASSEPETLNRVREEATEGMIDFHVHTLPDTFDRTVDAVEATRTARALGMRAVVLKGGAFETVTRAAQANAEVGGGIRAFGGVVLNWPMGGLNPAAVEAMVAFRGGGAEGIGKVVWMPSIHARNHHERFGIPKPGVEVFDGTRLLPAAREILALCAEYDLVLQTGHLSPQEALALIREARAMGVERIVCTHADYDPINMTLEEQREAARLGAYIEHAYCGVFLGPDSPAERFRAWRGVSVEQMAAAIKAVGAERCILSSDLGASPLPRPAEGYLAFVRQLRALGITDRELDWMGRRNPAALLGL comes from the coding sequence GTGCCGTACCCCCGGATCCACGCGGCTGCGCCGCCCGCGTCCTCTGAGCCGGAGACCCTGAATCGCGTGCGGGAGGAGGCCACGGAGGGGATGATCGACTTCCACGTGCACACCCTCCCGGACACCTTCGACCGCACCGTGGACGCGGTGGAGGCCACCCGAACCGCCCGCGCGCTCGGCATGCGGGCCGTGGTGCTCAAGGGCGGGGCCTTCGAGACGGTGACCCGCGCGGCGCAGGCCAACGCGGAGGTGGGCGGGGGCATCCGGGCGTTCGGGGGCGTGGTCCTCAACTGGCCCATGGGCGGCCTGAACCCCGCGGCCGTGGAGGCCATGGTGGCCTTCCGGGGCGGCGGCGCGGAAGGGATCGGGAAGGTGGTGTGGATGCCCAGCATCCACGCCCGCAACCACCACGAGCGGTTCGGAATCCCCAAGCCGGGCGTGGAGGTCTTCGACGGCACCCGGCTTTTGCCCGCGGCCCGGGAGATCCTGGCTTTGTGTGCGGAGTACGACCTCGTGCTCCAGACCGGGCACCTCTCCCCGCAGGAGGCCCTCGCCCTCATCCGGGAGGCCCGGGCCATGGGCGTGGAGCGCATCGTGTGCACCCATGCGGACTACGATCCCATCAACATGACCCTGGAGGAACAGCGGGAGGCGGCGCGGCTGGGGGCCTATATCGAGCACGCGTACTGTGGGGTCTTCCTCGGGCCGGATTCCCCCGCGGAGCGCTTCCGGGCCTGGCGAGGGGTCTCCGTGGAGCAGATGGCCGCGGCCATCAAGGCGGTGGGGGCTGAGCGCTGCATCCTCTCAAGCGACCTCGGCGCCTCCCCCCTCCCTCGGCCCGCGGAGGGATATTTGGCCTTCGTGCGCCAGCTCCGGGCCCTGGGGATCACCGACCGCGAACTGGACTGGATGGGACGCCGGAACCCCGCGGCCCTTTTGGGGCTGTGA
- a CDS encoding Rid family hydrolase, which translates to MHGIPVYPDHPLRGKVRMPYAPAVVVPPGAALVVISGCHASPVYHHHPHIPEEHVLPPSMREQARRAFENVQLSLSALGLSWRHVVKVTRFLTDIREQDELNEVQREFLKDHAVASTTVQVSSLVIPEARVEIEVLAAGPPEVVERARALAVPLG; encoded by the coding sequence ATGCACGGAATTCCCGTTTACCCGGACCATCCCCTCCGCGGGAAGGTCCGGATGCCCTATGCCCCTGCGGTGGTGGTCCCGCCGGGGGCGGCCCTCGTGGTGATCTCGGGGTGCCATGCCTCCCCCGTTTACCACCACCACCCCCACATCCCCGAGGAGCACGTGCTGCCGCCTTCCATGCGGGAGCAGGCCCGCCGGGCCTTCGAGAACGTCCAGCTCTCGCTTTCGGCCCTGGGGCTTAGCTGGCGGCACGTGGTCAAGGTCACGCGGTTCCTCACGGACATCCGGGAGCAGGACGAGCTCAACGAGGTGCAGCGGGAGTTCCTGAAAGACCACGCCGTGGCCAGCACCACGGTCCAGGTCTCCTCCCTGGTGATCCCCGAGGCCCGGGTGGAGATCGAGGTGCTGGCCGCAGGACCCCCGGAGGTCGTGGAGCGGGCGCGGGCCCTCGCTGTTCCTCTCGGCTAG